From one Melospiza melodia melodia isolate bMelMel2 chromosome 6, bMelMel2.pri, whole genome shotgun sequence genomic stretch:
- the FOXA1 gene encoding hepatocyte nuclear factor 3-alpha, whose translation MLGTVKMEGHETSDWNSYYADTQEAYSSVPVSNMNSGLGSMNTMNTYMTMNTMTTSGNMTSSSFNMSYANPGLGAGLSPGAVAGMPAGSAGPVNGMPAGVAAMGTALSPGGINAMSAQPAPMNGLSPYGGMNPCMSPMAYTQSNLGRTRDAKSFKRTYPHAKPPYSYISLITMAIQQAPSKMLTLSEIYQWIMDLFPYYRQNQQRWQNSIRHSLSFNDCFVKVARSPDKPGKGSYWTLHPDSGNMFENGCYLRRQKRFKCEKPANSKATQEGRKDQAGASNSSSNSPLHRGHNKPAQLDTATSLSSSNPSTSPQSMDHSGSSTELKTSASAASSTISSVPTLASVPHPPHSLAHEPQLHLKGDPHYSFNHPFSINNLMSSSEQQHKLDFKAYEQALQYSSYGASIPGGLPLGSASMAGRSSIEPSALEPSYYQGVYSRPVLNTS comes from the exons ATGTTAGGGACTGTGAAAATGGAAGGGCATGAAACCAGCGACTGGAACAGCTACTACGCCGACACTCAGGAG GCCTATTCCTCGGTGCCCGTGAGCAACATGAACTCGGGGCTGGGCTCCATGAACACCATGAACACCTACATGACCATGAACACCATGACGACAAGCGGCAACATGACCTCCAGCTCCTTCAACATGTCCTACGCCAAtccggggctgggggctgggctgAGTCCCGGCGCCGTGGCCGGCATGCCGGCAGGCTCGGCGGGGCCCGTGAACGGCATGCCGGCCGGCGTGGCCGCCATGGGCACGGCGCTGAGCCCCGGGGGCATCAACGCCATGTCTGCGCAGCCGGCCCCCATGAACGGGCTGAGCCCCTACGGCGGCATGAACCCCTGCATGAGCCCCATGGCCTACACCCAGTCCAACCTCGGCAGGACGCGGGACGCTAAGTCCTTCAAGCGGACCTACCCCCACGCCAAGCCACCCTACTCCTACATCTCCCTCATCACCATGGCCATCCAGCAGGCACCCAGCAAGATGCTGACGCTGAGCGAGATCTACCAGTGGATCATGGACCTTTTCCCCTACTACCGACAGAATCAGCAGCGCTGGCAGAACAGCATCCGCCACTCGCTCTCTTTCAATGACTGTTTCGTCAAGGTGGCCCGGTCCCCCGACAAGCCCGGCAAGGGCTCCTATTGGACCCTGCACCCCGACTCCGGCAACATGTTTGAGAACGGCTGTTACCTCCGCCGGCAAAAGCGCTTCAAATGCGAGAAGCCGGCGAACAGTAAAGCCACTCAGGAGGGCAGGAAAGATCAGGCCGGGGCCTCTAATTCAAGCTCCAACTCCCCCCTGCACAGAGGCCACAACAAACCTGCGCAGCTGGACACGGCCACCTCTCTCTCCAGCTCCAACCCGTCCACCAGCCCTCAGTCTATGGACCACAGTGGATCAAGCACGGAGCTAAAGACCTCGGCCTCGGCCGCCTCCTCCACCATCAGCTCTGTGCCCACCTTGGCCTCCGTCCCACACCCCCCTCACTCATTAGCCCACGAACCCCAGCTCCACCTCAAGGGTGATCCCCACTACTCCTTCAACCACCCGTTTTCCATCAACAATCTCATGTCCTCCTCGGAGCAGCAGCACAAGCTGGACTTCAAAGCCTACGAGCAGGCTCTGCAATATTCCTCTTACGGGGCCAGCATCCCCGGCGGGCTGCCCCTTGGCAGCGCCTCCATGGCTGGCCGGAGCAGCATCGAGCCCTCGGCCCTAGAGCCCTCCTACTACCAAGGTGTGTATTCCAGACCCGTGCTAAACACCTCCTAG